Within the Cupriavidus malaysiensis genome, the region ACCGACCATTGCGGTCCCGCAGGCAGCGCATTGATCTGGTTCAGCAGATCCTCGCAGCGCTGCCGCTGGGCCGGCGACAGCGTGCCGTCGTCATTGCCCGACGCCGGCAAGGCCGGCATCGTATCGGCGCCGCTCGCGCCGTCGATCAGGCGCGGCGGTGGCGGCGCCACCATCGGCTGGGGCAAGGAATCGTCCGCCTGCACGGTAGCCGGCGCGGACCACAGCCACAGCAGCAGGGGGAGGACGAAGGAAACGCGGATCGTGTTCATGTTTACCTGAGTGTTGCAGCAGGGCGGGAAACTGCGCGGTCCGAACCGCCAGCCATCACAGGATTCAGCGCTCCTTGGCAGCGGCTTCGCGGCCACCGCGGCGGCGCAGCATCTCCAGCTTGAGCAGGGCATCGGCCAGCATCCCTTTCAGACGCGCGTTTTCTTCCTGCAGTTCGCGCAGCTTGCGGACTTCCGCGCTGCTGCCCGGCGGCCTCTGTCCATAACGGATGCGCCAGCCGTAGAACGATGCATCGCTGAATCCATAGCGTGCGCACAACTCGCGCACCGGCACGCCGCTGGCGGCTTCCGCCAGGTAGGAACGGATCTGCTCCTCGGAAAAGCGTCTATTCACGGGGTTCCCTCCGCACTCGGTGACATCGCCCGCGGCGCACCGCCGATCATGCGGTGGCCGGTCCTTGTCCGCGACGTTAGCCGAGTCCTGCCGGGGAAGGCAATTCAGTGTCTTCGCGGCCCGTATTAAGCCGATTGCACTCACCCGCGCGCGGCGCCACGGACGCGCGCCCAGGCATTCCGGTCACCGCGCGGGCGCTCATGTCACCATGTACGAACAAAAATGCTACCCGATTCGGACCCGTTCGAATTGCCATGGAAAACCGCCTGAACGCCTAGTATCGATCTAGTTACTGTATTAAGCTTGCCAAATTGAAACAAAATTTCGATCCCCCGCGTCATCCGTCGCACGTCAGATCACACGTCAGATCAGAGGGGGACGCGGCGCTGCCGCACCGGCCACTGCCAGGCCGGTCATGCCGGTCTGCGATAGGGAGCGCCGACGCAGCCACCGGTCTGCAAGGAATTGGGGAGACACTGCCGACATGCCGGTTTCATCCGGATGGCAGCGCTTGCCTGTCGCCTCGCCGCAATCCATCCGCACACCGCGCTAGTCCAGGTGTGCGCGCGGCGGGCAGCAAGCGGCGTTGCACAGCCGGATGCCGGCTCCTAGCGAAGTGTCGCCGCAGCGCGGCGGCAAACAGAACGGGAGTAGTCAGCATGCGACACGTCAGCACCAAGCTGCTGCAGATCTTTGTCTTGCTCATGGAGTACCGCGACCTCGGCGCGGTGGCTGCCTATACCCGCGGCCGCGTGCCGACCGTCGCCTACAGCCTGGCACGCCTGCGCGAAATCACCGGCGACCCGCTCTTCATCAAGCGCAAGGGCGTGCTCGAGCCGACCCCGCATGCCCTGCGGCTGGAACAGACCGCTCGCCTGATGCTCGCCAAGTGGGCGCAGATCGTGCGCGGCGACGAGCCGCCGCCCGAAGCGGCGGCACATGGCGCGCGCGTCAGCATCGGTTTCTCCGCCTCGATCGGCGACCCGGTCATCACGGAAATCCTCACCGCCCTGTGCGAGCAATTCCCGCACAACCATTTCGTTACGCGCCCGGTGCGCGCCGATGCGGCGCTGTCGCGGCACCTGGAACAGGGCGAGATCGACTGTGCCTTCGTAATCGACAGCCAGTACGCGGCGGCAGGCATCGCCCAGCACAGCATCCTGGCCACCCCGCGCCGCCTGGTCAGTGCTGCCCGGCCGGGCAGCGAGGCGGAGCCGCACGCCGATGGCGACTGGATCCTGCTGCAGGAGGACAGCGAGCCGGGCAGCCCGCTGCGCACCTACCTTGCCCGCCATGCGGGGGATCCCGGCCACCGCGAGACCGTGGCGCCCTCCTGGCATACGCAGATCTCGCTGTTGCGCGCCACCGGTGGCATCTGTCCGCTGCTGGACTTCAACGTACCGCTGGTAGCGCGCGACCAACCTACCCGGCTGCTGCCCACGCCCAATAGCTTCCCGGACTGGGCCGCCCTGCATTTCTGGATGCCTGCGCGCACGCGCGCCACCGCGCTGCACGAGATGATGGAGATCGGCAGCGCCATCCTGCGCGACCCGGCCAAGGCCCTGGAGCAGCGCCGCGCGGCAAGCGAGCGGCAGGCCGCCTGCGCCTCGGCGTGAGGTCGGGAAGCCGGCGCCGCGCTGGCACCTGGGCGGGGCCGCTGCCTCCGCCACGGCAGGTAATTTGCGAAAAGTCTTCCTCCCGTGCGCGGTAGCGGCCGCTATCCTCGCCTAGCCGCGGCCCCTCGCCTGGCATGCCGCGCTCAACGATGGAGGGAGACGTCCGACATGGCATTGAGAATCCTGATTGCGGATGACCACCCGATCGTCCCCGCCGGCCTGCGCGGCCTGCTGCACGGGCGACCGGGCTGGGAGGTCTGTGGCGAGGCTGCGAGCGCGGCCGAACTGCTGAGCGCCACCGAGGCCTTGCGCCCCGACATCGTGCTGACCGACTACCACATGCCCGCGCCCAACGCCAAGGACGGCATCCGCCTGCTGCGCGCGCTGCGGCGCTGCCTGCCTCAAGGCCAGGTCATCGTCCTCACCATGATCACCAACCCTGCGGTGCTGCGCGCCATCCTGCGCACCGGCGTGCACGGACTGGTGCTCAAGGACGCGCCGCCGGCGGAGATGGCGCTTGCCATCGCGCAGGTGCAGCGCGGCCTCTTCTACGTGGGACGCTCCGCCTTGCGCATCCTCGCCGCCGCGCTCGGCTACGGCGAACCGGGCGAGCCGGGCCTGCCCGGCCTGCAAGGGCTCAGCCCGCGCGAGATCGAAGTGCTGCGCCTGTACCTCAACGGCAGCTCGCTCACGGACATCGCGCGCGCCAGCCACCGCAGCATCAAGACCGTCAGCAGCCAGAAACTGTCGGCCATGCGCAAGCTGGGCGCATGCAACGACCAGGAGCTGTTCGCCTACGCCGCGCACAGCGGCCTGGTACTGCCGGGCACCGCCGCTACGGTCGCGCTGGCGCGGAGCGGCCCGATATAATCCGGCGCCGACAAACCGCCCGCCGCCCTGCCGCGGCCGCTTCCGCCATGCCCCGCCCCGCTTCCGCTCCGCCCGCCACACTGCGCGTCCCCGCGCTGCTGGTCGCCGCTCCGGCCTCCGGCCAGGGCAAGACCACGGTGACTGCCGCGCTGGCGCGCCTGCACCGCCGCCAGGGCCTCCGCGTGCGCGTCTTCAAGGCCGGCCCCGACTTCCTCGATCCGTCGCTGCTGGCCTATGCCAGCGGCGCTCCGGTGCACTCGCTCGACCTCTGGATGACCGGCGCCGACGATGCCGCCGCGCGCCTGGCCGAGGCCGCACGTGACACCGACCTGCTGCTGGTGGAAGGCGTGATGGGCCTGCACGACGGCGAGCCCAGCAGCGCCGACCTGGCGCGCCGCTTCGGACTGCCGGTGCTGGGTGTGATCCAGGCCGGCGCGATGGCGCAGACCTTCGGCGCGATCGCCCTCGGGCTGGCGAACTACGGCGGTGCGCTGCCCGGCATGCAGGTACTGGCCAACGGTGTCGCCTCGGCACGCCACGCGCAGATGCTGCAGGCCAGCGTGCCGGCCGGCATCGGCTGGGCAGGCACGCTGCCACGCGAGGCGCGCGCCTCGCTGCCTGAACGCCATCTCGGCCTGCTGGCAGCCGATGAACTGCCCGACCTGGGCGAGCGCCTCGACACCCTGGCCGACCTGCTCGCGACGCAGCCGGTCGCGCAACTGCCGGCGCCGGTAGCCTTCGCCGACGTGGCGGCCATCCCGCCGCCGCCGCTGCTGGCCGGCAAGACCGTCGCGGTGGCGCGCGATGCCGCCTTCCGCTTTCTCTACCCGGCCAACCTCGAGCTGCTGGCGGCGATGGGTGCGCGCCTGGCCTTCTTCTCGCCGCTGGCCGACGCCAGGCTGCCCGCCTGCGATGCGCTGTGGCTGCCCGGCGGTTACCCGGAACTGCACGCCGCGCAGCTGGCCGCCAACCGCGGCATGCTGGATGCGCTGCGCGACGCCCACGGTGCCGGCCTGCCCATGCTGGCCGAGTGCGGCGGCATGATGGCGCTGTTCGATACGCTGGTCGACAAGGAAGGGCTCAGCCACGCCATGGCAGGCCTGCTGCCGGGCACCGTGCGCATGCAGCGCCGGCTCAGCGCACTCGGGCCGCAAGCGGTGGCGTTGCCCGAGGGCACGCTGCGCGGCCACACCTTCCACTATTCGCAGGCCGACAGCCCGCTGGTCGCGGCCACGCACGCCACCTCGCCGCGCGACGGCGCGCGCGGCGAGGCGATCTACCGCTGCGGCAGCCTGACGGCCTCTTACGTGCATTTCTACTTCCCGTCCGATCCGCACGCCGTGGCGGCCTTGCTCGGCGCTGGCGCGCCGGCACCGGGCAGCGGGTACTGACGGAGAGCGGGGCCGCCGGCGGCCAAACCCGGCCATCGGACCACGGCGGACACGGCGCAAGGGAAAGCGGAAGGCCGCGCACGCGATCCGGCGCGCGACACGCAGGCGGGAATCAGGAAGGGCCGAGGAGGTAGTCCGGCGCCGCAGGGACGAGCCGGCGTGGCCGGCTGCGGCTGCCCGGCGCTCAGGCCACGTCTTCGGCGTCGCGCACGCGCGCCAGTGCTTCGGCGATGCCGGCTTCGAGCTGTTGCAGCCCTTCCGACAGATGCTCCAGCTTGTCGGCGGTCACCTTGTCGAGCACGTCCTGCAGGAAGGCCGAGCGGCGCGGCAGGTTCCGCGCCACCACCTCGCGGCCGGCCGCGGACAGCGTGACGTGCGTCACGCGATTGTCGCGCTCGCTCGTATTGCGCTCGACCCAGCCCAGTTCCTGCAATGCCTTCAACTGGCGCGTCAGCGCGCCCGGGTCCATGGCCACACGATCGGCCAGCGGCTTCTGCGCGATCGGCTCGGCATCGTTGTAGAGCGCGTAGAGAATGCGCCAACGCGGCATCGGCAAGCCGACGCACTGCTCGAACGCCGAGGCGTAGGCCCGATAGGTCCGCCCGAACTGCTGCAGCACCGCCAGGCTTTGTCGCTCCAATTCCACTCCAGTTCCTCCAGGCTTCCGCCTTGATGCTTCGATGCTTCGATGCTTCGGTGCCGTGCTATTCGGCAGCCATCGTCGCCTGCTTGACGGCGCGCTCCAGCTTGATCGGCGGCACGCGGCGCGCCAGCCAGATGCCGAGGGCGGCTACCACGGCGCCGAGCACCAGCCCGAGATGGATCGCCCCGACCAGCGACAGGCGCGCCTGCTCCAGCAGCAGCGCCCCGTTGTGGCCGGCCTGGTGCAGCTGCGCCAGCAGGCCGGACTGCGCGGCCTTGTCGATCAGTACCTGCGGATCGCCCAGGCGCGGCATCCAGTCGTTCGCTCCCGCGCCGGCAAGCGCCGCGCGCACGCCATCGGCATAGCGGCGGTCGACCAGCGTGCCGATCAGCGCGGTGCCGGCCATGCCGCCCACCATGCGCAGCGACTGCAGCATCGCCGTGGCGATGCCCAGTTGCGTGCGGCCCGCGGTCTGCTGCGCGAACACGGTCAGGTTGGGCATGATGAAGCCCAGGCCGAAGCCGCCCACCAGCATCAGCGCCAGCAGCAGGTGCCGCGACATGTCGCGAGTCGCCTGCGACAGGCCCAGGCAAGCCAGCGCCAGCATGATAAAGCCCGCATACAGCATGGCGTTCGGGTTGCGCACGCGCGTGATGATACGGCCGTTCAGGATACTGCCCACGGTGATGCAGACCACCAGCGGCGTGACCAGCAGGCCGGCCTCCTTCGGCGAGTAGCCGAAGCCGCCCTGGAACAGCAGCGGCGCGTACAGCAGCAGCGAGAACATCGTGAAGCCGACCAGCACCGCCAGCAGGAACAGCGGCGCCAGGCCGGGATTGCGGAACATATCGAGCGGCAGGATCGGATTGGGCGAGCGCCGCTCCCAGTGCCACAACCCCACCAGCGCCGCCACCGCGAGCAGCAGCAGACCGACGGTACCGGCGCCGAAACCGTGGCGCGGCAGCAGTTCCACGCTCAACTGCAGGCTGCCCAGCCCCAGGCCGATCAGCGCCGCGCCCAGCCAGTCCACCCGGATCGGACCCGCATGCGACTGGTGGCGCAGGTGCGGCAGGTAGCGCCAGGCAAAGACCAGGCCCAGCAGGCCGACCGGCAGGTTGACGTAGAACACCGCGCGCCAGCCGTACCACTCGGTCAGCACGCCACCCAGCGACGGCCCGATCGCATTGGCGATGCCGAAGGCCGCGCTCATCATCACCTGCCAGCGCAGGCGCACATGGGAATCCGGAAACAGGTCGGGAATGCAGGCGAAGGCGGTGCCCACCAGCATACCGCCGCCGATGCCCTGCAGGGCGCGCGCCAGCACCAGGAAGGGCATGCTGGTGGCCATCCCGCACAGGGCGGACGCGCCGGTGAAGACAATGATGGAGGCCATCACGAAAGGCTTGCGCCCGTAGTAGTCGCCCAGACGGCCGAAGATCGGCACCGTGATCACGGACGCCAGCAGGTAGGCCGTGGCCACCCAGGCGTAGTACTCGAAGCCTTGCAGCTCGGCCACCACGGTCGGCAGCGCCGTGCCGACCACGGTCTGGTCCAGGGCCACCAGCATCACCACGAAGGCGATGCCGAACATCGCCATCAGCGACTCCCAGAAAGGCAGCACCTGGCCGGCCGGGGGTGCCTCGCGTGACGTGATTGTCATTTATTGCGCCATCAATCATTGCGTAGTCAATGATTATAGGACAAGGCGGCAATGTTGCCAGTGCCTTGGATGCGATGGCCGCGCTCCGCCCCGGCAACGGACCGGAGCGGGGCGACGCGCCGGCAGGATGGCGGACGGCCAGGCAGGCTGCGATGCCGCCCTGCCGTCCGGCGGTCGCTCAAGGAACAGGGAAGGCGGTGCGGATCACCGCACCTCGCCGCGGCCCGCCGGCTCTGCGCGGCGGACCGCCCCGCCCGCTGCGGCGCGGCTCAGTCGAACACCTTGACCGCAGGAGCCACGGCTTGGCGCCGGTCGGCACCACGCGCGGCGGCGGACGCCACGCCCGGGTCGCCATCCCCCGCCGTGGCGCGGCCGCCCGCCGCGCCGAACTGCTCATCCAGCTGGCGCACGGCGTCCTCCGCGAGGGAACGCGACACGGCCTGCATGACACGGGCCTTGTTGGGCGTCAGTACGGCGCCGGCGGACCAGATCTTGTTGTCGTTGCCCTCGCCCACCGCGGAGAACGCGGCGCGCACCTCCATCGTGCGGGTATTGATCAGGCTGAACTCGGTGCCCAGTTCCAGGCTGTAGAGCAGCATGGAGTTGCGCGTGCCCTGCACCGGCTGGACATCGTTGCGCCACTCGACGCTGTTGACCACGCCGAACAACACGTAGTCGGCCCCCGCGAAGTCTCCCTTGCGGATGCGCTCGCGCACATTGAACAGCGCCTCCGAAGGCGGGCCGGAGTACGGCTTGCCCTGCACCACGCGCACGGCACGGCCCTTGATCAGCTCGCCCTTGATATCCGCGGTGAAACGGCGCAGCTCGCCATACTCGATCCGCGTCATCTCGCCGCTCGCCTTGACGTAGCCGGACTCCTGCGACGAGGCAAAGGCGGCCCGGCCGCTGCCCGACCAGGCGCCGTCCTGATAGCTGGCGGAGCCGCTGTCACGCGACTTCTGATAGCCGGCCTCGTAGTAGAAGGACTCGCGCACGGTATCCTTGTAGGCAAGGTCCGCCACCGCGATCTTGACTTGCGCGACGGCGCCGGAACAGGCCACGGCGGCCACCACCGCCAGCATGAAACGTAGCATCGGTCTGCTCCCTGCCTCAGCGCGCCGAGGTCTTGCGGATTTCCTTCTCGTCGGCCCACTCCAGCATCCCCGACTCGTTGTCGACCAGGGTCAGGTTGAAGATGTAGTAGACGTCCTTGACGCTCGCGGTGCGCTTGGTGATCGAGGTGATGTTGCCCTCCAGGCGGTACTTGGCCGCCTGCATCTGGCCCATCCTGGCCTTGCCACTGTTCTTGTAGAGGCCGGTCTGGTTCTGGCGCTGCAACTCGTCGAGCTGGCCCTGCATGTCGGTCCCGGCCGTGGTGAAGCGTACGGCGCCGCTCTTGAGCAATTGATTGCGGATCTTCTCGGTAATCGCGCGGGTGTCGATGTATTCACCAGTCTTGTTCCTGACTTCGGCCAGCGTCAGCACAGGGGCTTCGCGCGGTGCCGTGATGGGGCGCGACTGCAGCAGGGAGCGCGTCATCGCCTCGGCGATGGTCTGCAGGTCGGTCGAGCCGAATTCGTTGGTCAGGGTCTCGACTGCCTTGGCATCGCCATACGTGACATTGCCTTCCACGCGCGGGCCGGCGACATTGGCACAGCCGGCCAGCAAGGTGCCGGCGGCGAGCACGGCGGCAAGAGAGGAGGATCGCAGGAGCGGAGTCATGATGCAGGGTTCCTTTTATCGGGTCAGGCTATACAAAGCAAAGGGAAAGCCGGGCTAACGGGCACCCATCGCCGGGGCGGAGTTGTCAACGGCATGCACTTCGATGCGGAAATCGGTAGCGGTGCGGGTCGGCGCCAGCGCCTGGACGCTGACCGATTGCAGGCCGTTCAGCATCAGCGGCTTCCAGGCTTCGTCCTCCCAGACGCTGAACTGGTCCTGGTCCAGCCACTTGACCCGGTAGGCAAGGGACTGGTAGCCGGTCGAGGCGTTGGTGAACTGCACCTGCAGCAGCAGGTGGCCATTGCGCTCGGTGGCGCGCAACGCGCTCACGCTGACCTGGTTCATCTGGCCCAGCTGCACGACCTTGGAGGCGATGGTCTCGGCATGCGCGGCCGCCAGGGGCACGGCCGGCAGCGTACAGACGGCCACCAGGGCAGCCAGGGGAAAGGCACGGAATATCGGCTTCGTCATAGAGTCGGATACGAATCGAAACGGGAAAAGGAAACGGGAAAAGGGAAAAGGGCCGGCGTGCGCCGGCCCGGATACGGCTGACTGCGCAGCCGTGCGAAGAAACGGCTCACTGCGCCTTGGACACGCTTTTCGCCGTCACCTTGGCCGGACGGTGCGCGACGCGCCGGGACGGCTCGGGCGCGGACGGCGCCGCGGCCACCAGGCCGGAGCCCGGCTGCGACACCAGCGCCGTCAACTGGCTGCCCAGCGGACGCAGCACCACCACCGCGTAGGTGCCGTCCACCTTGACCTCCTGGCGGAGGCTGCCCGGCCCTGCGCCGAACGAGACCGGCACGGTGCCGCTCGGCACCACGGCGCGCGCCAGCGAGATGTTCGCCGGCAGCGTGCGCCACTGCCGCGTATCCGCGTTCTCGTTGATGGCGCCGCCCACGCCGACCGCCAGGCTCATCAGCGATCCGAACGCGCCGCCATTGCGTTGCAGCGCCTCCTGCGCGGCGCCGGAGACGGCCATGCGCACCATGCTGCGTGCCACCATGGCCGGCATCTGGTCCTTCAGCGCGCGCCGCGCCATGGCATCCAGGCTGGTCACCTGGGCAGCCGGCACGGTGCTGTCGCCCACCGTCAGCGAGGCAGGCACGAAGTTGTCGCGCGCGGGACGGATCACCGGATAGGAGGTCGTCAGCAGTTTCACCCCGGCGCCGATCGGCAGCGGCAGCGTGATCTTGACCGAGTCGCGCGCCGGCATGCTGCCGGTCTCGATGATGAACAGCACGTCCGTCTTGCCGGCCGGTACCCGCTTGCCCGCGGCCACGCCTTCCAGCCCCTTCTGCAGCATCGGGATATCCGGGCGCAGCTCGATCGCCTGCCGGTAGCCCGCGGTGGCCAGGCTGGGTTCGCCCAAGGCTTCGAAGACGAAGCCGGCCAGGTAATGCGAGGCCGCGCTCTGGTAGGCATTGCGCAAGCCCGTCACGGCGGGATCGTCGAAGATCTCCACCGGATAACCCTTGATTTCCTTGAGCTGGACTTCGGCGCTCTTGCCGCCCTTCTTCTCCGCCTCGTCCTTGAGGGCCTGTACCTCCTTGTCGCGCAAGGAGGCGATCAGGGCTTCGCGCTCATACATGCGCCGGATTTCCACCCGCGCATCGTCCCAGCGGCCGGCCATCAGCTGGTTCTGCGCCAGGCGCGTGCTGAGCAGGACCTTCTCGTAGTCCTGCCCGTCATAGCGGCTCAGCGATTCGCTCAGCAACAGCGCCCCCAGGTCACCGGCACTCTTGGCCAGCTTGTCGCGGCTTTCGTCCTCCCAGCCCTTGACCTTGTCCGTCGCGGCGAGCCAGGCATCGGTGCTGGCCTGCAGGCTGCCTGGACGCATGCGCATCAATTCGCCGCGTTCCAGGAAATACAGCAGGTCGCGGTCTTCGGGCGCGACGCCCTCATAAGCCTTGTCCTGCGCGGCGATCGCCGCGTCGACGTTGCCCGCGCGGAAGCTGTCGGACGTCGCCGCCACGCGATTGCCGTAGTGCTGCGCGCAGGCGCCGAGCAGCGCTGCGCTGCACACGAGGGCTGTCGTGCGCAAAGTGGCTCCCCACATAGATGTTTCTCCCCAATCCCCGTTTTATGTGTAATGGGACAGGCCATGCGTCGGCCGCCCCTTGCGTTTATCGGCAAGGGGCGGCCTCTCCTTGACCTCCGAGGCCCGCTAAGCCACGGGCAAGCACTGAGGTGGCGACCCGCGAAACCGGTGGCGGCGGAGACCGGGTGGAGCGGGGGATGCGACGGGTGGACGGGGGGGACGGGTACCGCTGGAATGTCGTTCAAGATGCCGCATACGGCACGGAAACGAGCTTGTCCATGATCGATGGCCCGGGGCCGGGGGAATCTCTGCGGATCCGGGGCGGCACGGCACGCGGTTCCGCCATGCAGGCCGGGGCGTCGGCCGAGGATCGCACCATGCGTGGCGCGCGAGGTGCCGTAAAAGGCGCCCCGCCGCATCCGCGCCCGGTATTCTCAGGCCACGCCCGCGCGGCGGCGCCGTTGCCCCTGTGCCGGGCACGGCCAGCGCCACAGTGCGCCGGCAGCCCCGGCAGCCATTTCCGATTGCCGTTCCGATTGCCGCAGCACCACCGCGACCGCGTATTGTCCATGGCAGCAAACAGTGTGTTCAGCCATCTGGTCAGCGGACAGCATTCCTGCGTCAACTCGCCGCTTCCGGCGCACGTTAGCGGAAATGACCGATGTCCGGTCAGCACGTAGTCCCAACGCATTGCGCTGCCAGCAAGGCGGCACCCGACGGAGCCCTCACGATTATGAAGAAGATCGCCATCACCGCTTTTGCCCTTTGCCTGGGCGCTGCCTCGATCGCCGCGCAAGCCCAGACCACCGGCAAGGCCGATCCCTATACCCAGGGCGCCAAGGCCGGCAAGGCCGACCCCTATACCGACGGCGCCAAGATGGGCAAGGCCGACCCGTACACCGATGGTGCCAAGGCCGGCGAGAAGTTCGACCCGTACACCCAGGGCGCCAACAAGAGCACGCGCGCCGACCTGACCAGCAGCAAGGGCAAGGCCTCGCACACGAAGAAGCACAGCAAGAAGGCCGCCCCGGCAGCACCGGCCGCTCCGGCCGCACCCGCTTCCAGCGGCAACTGATCGACGCGGCAGCGGCGGCCACCGCCGCCCTGCCGGCAGACGAAGCCCGGGCACCGCGCCGGCCGCAAGGCCAGGGCGTGGTGCCCGGGCTTTTTTCATTCTGCGACGAGCCGCCGGCCAGTGTCGTCCTGAGGCCGGCTGGTATCGGCCTGAGGCCTGAGGCCTGGGTCTTAAGTTCGTGGAAGAATGAACTTGTGACTCAGTGGACTAAGGCCTGGCGACGCGCGGCAGGGCACGCTGCCATGCCACCTGCTCGCGCCAGCCGGCGCGATACGCCGATGGCGCGATGCCGCGGATCTTCTTGAACTGCCTGGAGAACTGCGCGCCGTCGCAGAAGCCGCATGCCGTCGCGATGGCCTCCATCGCGAGTTCGCCCCGCCGAAAGCAAGGCGCAGGCAAACTCGATGCGCTTGTGCAGCACGTACTGGTAGGGAGACAGCCCGGTCGCGGCCTTGAACACGCGCGAAAAATGGAAGGGACTGAGGGCCGCCAGCCGCGCCAGCTCTTCCAGTGCGATCGGGCAGGCGATTCGCGCCTCGATGTACTCGTCCAGCCGTTGGATGCGGGCCGCGGTCAATGCGGCCGGGCGCCCGTGGCGGCGGGCGCCGGCACCACCGTGGCACGTCAGGACATGGGCCGCCACCAGGCGCGCATAGGTCTGGCCGATCAAGGCGCCGTGCGGGTTGCCATCCTGCAGTTCCCGGTCCAGGGTCTCGAACGCGTTCAGCACGAAATGGTCCGGCGCCTCGGCGAACGCCGGCGCCATGGCGATGCGCGCCACGCCGAGTTCGTCGGCCACCTCGCGCAGGGTGTCCTCGGGCAAGGTCATCAGGCACAGGCTGCCGAGCGGACGCACATAACGCACACTGTGCCCGCAACCGCTGGGCACATAGGCGGTCGAGCCACGGCGCTGCACTTCGGTATGGCGCTTGCCGTCGATGCGGCGCTCCGCGATGGAAAGCGGATTGAGCTTGACCATCAGG harbors:
- a CDS encoding transposase; the encoded protein is MNRRFSEEQIRSYLAEAASGVPVRELCARYGFSDASFYGWRIRYGQRPPGSSAEVRKLRELQEENARLKGMLADALLKLEMLRRRGGREAAAKER
- a CDS encoding LysR family transcriptional regulator; this encodes MRHVSTKLLQIFVLLMEYRDLGAVAAYTRGRVPTVAYSLARLREITGDPLFIKRKGVLEPTPHALRLEQTARLMLAKWAQIVRGDEPPPEAAAHGARVSIGFSASIGDPVITEILTALCEQFPHNHFVTRPVRADAALSRHLEQGEIDCAFVIDSQYAAAGIAQHSILATPRRLVSAARPGSEAEPHADGDWILLQEDSEPGSPLRTYLARHAGDPGHRETVAPSWHTQISLLRATGGICPLLDFNVPLVARDQPTRLLPTPNSFPDWAALHFWMPARTRATALHEMMEIGSAILRDPAKALEQRRAASERQAACASA
- a CDS encoding response regulator transcription factor — translated: MALRILIADDHPIVPAGLRGLLHGRPGWEVCGEAASAAELLSATEALRPDIVLTDYHMPAPNAKDGIRLLRALRRCLPQGQVIVLTMITNPAVLRAILRTGVHGLVLKDAPPAEMALAIAQVQRGLFYVGRSALRILAAALGYGEPGEPGLPGLQGLSPREIEVLRLYLNGSSLTDIARASHRSIKTVSSQKLSAMRKLGACNDQELFAYAAHSGLVLPGTAATVALARSGPI
- a CDS encoding cobyrinate a,c-diamide synthase; protein product: MPRPASAPPATLRVPALLVAAPASGQGKTTVTAALARLHRRQGLRVRVFKAGPDFLDPSLLAYASGAPVHSLDLWMTGADDAAARLAEAARDTDLLLVEGVMGLHDGEPSSADLARRFGLPVLGVIQAGAMAQTFGAIALGLANYGGALPGMQVLANGVASARHAQMLQASVPAGIGWAGTLPREARASLPERHLGLLAADELPDLGERLDTLADLLATQPVAQLPAPVAFADVAAIPPPPLLAGKTVAVARDAAFRFLYPANLELLAAMGARLAFFSPLADARLPACDALWLPGGYPELHAAQLAANRGMLDALRDAHGAGLPMLAECGGMMALFDTLVDKEGLSHAMAGLLPGTVRMQRRLSALGPQAVALPEGTLRGHTFHYSQADSPLVAATHATSPRDGARGEAIYRCGSLTASYVHFYFPSDPHAVAALLGAGAPAPGSGY
- a CDS encoding MarR family winged helix-turn-helix transcriptional regulator, giving the protein MELERQSLAVLQQFGRTYRAYASAFEQCVGLPMPRWRILYALYNDAEPIAQKPLADRVAMDPGALTRQLKALQELGWVERNTSERDNRVTHVTLSAAGREVVARNLPRRSAFLQDVLDKVTADKLEHLSEGLQQLEAGIAEALARVRDAEDVA
- a CDS encoding MFS transporter; this translates as MTITSREAPPAGQVLPFWESLMAMFGIAFVVMLVALDQTVVGTALPTVVAELQGFEYYAWVATAYLLASVITVPIFGRLGDYYGRKPFVMASIIVFTGASALCGMATSMPFLVLARALQGIGGGMLVGTAFACIPDLFPDSHVRLRWQVMMSAAFGIANAIGPSLGGVLTEWYGWRAVFYVNLPVGLLGLVFAWRYLPHLRHQSHAGPIRVDWLGAALIGLGLGSLQLSVELLPRHGFGAGTVGLLLLAVAALVGLWHWERRSPNPILPLDMFRNPGLAPLFLLAVLVGFTMFSLLLYAPLLFQGGFGYSPKEAGLLVTPLVVCITVGSILNGRIITRVRNPNAMLYAGFIMLALACLGLSQATRDMSRHLLLALMLVGGFGLGFIMPNLTVFAQQTAGRTQLGIATAMLQSLRMVGGMAGTALIGTLVDRRYADGVRAALAGAGANDWMPRLGDPQVLIDKAAQSGLLAQLHQAGHNGALLLEQARLSLVGAIHLGLVLGAVVAALGIWLARRVPPIKLERAVKQATMAAE
- a CDS encoding penicillin-binding protein activator LpoB gives rise to the protein MLRFMLAVVAAVACSGAVAQVKIAVADLAYKDTVRESFYYEAGYQKSRDSGSASYQDGAWSGSGRAAFASSQESGYVKASGEMTRIEYGELRRFTADIKGELIKGRAVRVVQGKPYSGPPSEALFNVRERIRKGDFAGADYVLFGVVNSVEWRNDVQPVQGTRNSMLLYSLELGTEFSLINTRTMEVRAAFSAVGEGNDNKIWSAGAVLTPNKARVMQAVSRSLAEDAVRQLDEQFGAAGGRATAGDGDPGVASAAARGADRRQAVAPAVKVFD
- the lpoB gene encoding penicillin-binding protein activator LpoB, which encodes MTPLLRSSSLAAVLAAGTLLAGCANVAGPRVEGNVTYGDAKAVETLTNEFGSTDLQTIAEAMTRSLLQSRPITAPREAPVLTLAEVRNKTGEYIDTRAITEKIRNQLLKSGAVRFTTAGTDMQGQLDELQRQNQTGLYKNSGKARMGQMQAAKYRLEGNITSITKRTASVKDVYYIFNLTLVDNESGMLEWADEKEIRKTSAR
- a CDS encoding YcfL family protein — protein: MTKPIFRAFPLAALVAVCTLPAVPLAAAHAETIASKVVQLGQMNQVSVSALRATERNGHLLLQVQFTNASTGYQSLAYRVKWLDQDQFSVWEDEAWKPLMLNGLQSVSVQALAPTRTATDFRIEVHAVDNSAPAMGAR